CGTAAGCGCGGCGACTGGGCACGTCGCCGTGCAGCAGGGTAGGGTCGCCGGTGCCGCGAAAGATGAGCGAGTCGCCGTGCACTACGTAGCGCAACGCCGGCACCGAATCGGGCAGAATGCGCAGGGCCGTGTAGAGCGTGAGTAGCTTGTGGGTGCTGGCGGGTACAAAGTATTTATCGGCTTGCCAGCTGGCTAGCGTTTGCCCGGTGGCTACGTCGGTCAGCTGAAAGCCCACGTGGTGCTGGCGCAGCACGGCGGAGTTCTGCAGCTCGGGCAGCAGCCACGCGGCCGGGTTGGTAGCCGATTGGGTTGGTTGGGCCCGCGCCGCGCAGGCCAGGCAAGCAAACACAAGAAAAAGCAACGGGCGCATCATGGGCTAAGCTACGGCTTGGCGCCGCAAACCAACGAGACGCCGCCAATAACCTGCGCCGCACGCCACAACCCCCAACTCTTTCCGTACCTTTGTTTCCCGTTATGCCAGACCGACACCTCACCCCCCCGGCTGCGACGGCCAAGTACATTTTCGTAACAGGCGGAGTAACCTCCTCGCTGGGCAAAGGCATCATCTCGGCCTCCCTGGCCAAGCTGCTGCAAGCCCGCGGCTTCCGGGTTACCATCCAGAAGTTCGACCCCTACATCAACATCGACCCGGGCACGCTGAACCCCTATGAACACGGGGAGTGCTACGTAACCGACGACGGCGCCGAGACGGATCTCGACCTAGGGCACTACGAGCGGTTCCTGAACGTGCCCACCTCGCAGGCCAACAACGTAACCACCGGCCGCATCTACGATGCCGTAATCCGGAAGGAGCGCGAGGGTGCCTACCTGGGCAAAACCGTGCAGGTAGTGCCGCACATCACCGACGAGATTAAGCGGCGCATGCTGCTGCTCGGCCAAGAGGGCGAGTTCGATGTGGTGATTACCGAAATCGGTGGCTGCATCGGCGACATCGAGTCGTTGCCCTTCGTGGAGGCCGTGCGCCAGCTGCGCTGGGAGCTGCCCCCGCACGATTCGCTCGTAATTCACCTCACGCTGCTGCCGTACCTGGCGGCCGCCAAGGAGCTGAAAACCAAGCCTACGCAGCACTCGGTGCGCGATTTGCGCGAGGCCGGGCTGCAGCCCGATATTCTGGTGTGCCGCTCCGAGCACTCTATTCCGGCCGAAATGCGCAAGAAGATTGCCTTGTTCTGCAACGTGCAGGTCAACTCGGTTATCGAATCGCTCGACGCCGACAGCATTTACTCGGTGCCGCTGCTCATGCGCAAGGAGAAGCTCGACGAGCGCGTCATCAAGAAAATGAAGCTGACCGGCGGCTTTCCTGACCCCGACCTGGAAGTGTGGAAAGATTTCCTGGGCCGCCTGAAAAACCCCACCGAGGAGGTAACCGTGGCCCTGGTGGGCAAGTACGTAGAGCTGCCCGACGCCTACAAATCCATTCTGGAAGCGTTTGTGCACGCCGGTGCGCAAAACGAATGCAAGGTGACGGTGCGCATGATTCAGTCGGAGCACCTGACGCCCGAAAACGCCGAGCAGATGCTGCACGGCGCCGATGGTGTGCTGGTAGCTCCGGGTTTTGGCGAGCGGGGCTTCGAGGGCAAGCTGGCCGCCATCCGCTACGTGCGCGAGTCGGGCATTCCATTCTTTGGTATTTGCCTCGGTATGCAGTGCGCCGTGGTGGAGTTTGCCCGCAACGTGCTGGGCCTGCAGGGCGCCAACTCCACCGAAATGGACGCCGAAACGCCGTTTCCGGTTATTGGCCTGATGGCCGACCAGAAGAACATCACCCAAAAGGGCGGCACCATGCGCCTAGGTGCGTACGTGTGTGAGCTGCGCAAGGGCTCGAAGGCTGCCAAGGCCTACGGCCGCACGCACATCGAAGAGCGCCACCGCCACCGCTACGAGTTCAACAACGAGTTTCTGCAGCAGTTTGAGGCCGCTGGCATGATAGCTTCGGGCACTAACCCCGATACCGGCCTGGTGGAAATGATTGAGCTGCCCGAGCACCCGTGGTTTGTGGCCGGTCAGTTTCACCCCGAACTGAAGAGCACCGTGCAAAACCCGCACCCCTTGTTCGTGCGCTTCGTGCGGGCCGCCATTCAGCACCACAAGCAGCAAGTAGCAGTAGCGTAGGGTAAATGAGTTGAAGCATAGCACGTTATGCTTCATCTGACGTCCGCTTGTCGAAGCATCTCCTCTGATAGTGATTTTGCTATCTAGTAAAGCGGTAGAGATGCTTCGACAAGCGGACGTCA
The sequence above is drawn from the Hymenobacter sp. YIM 151858-1 genome and encodes:
- a CDS encoding CTP synthase, whose product is MPDRHLTPPAATAKYIFVTGGVTSSLGKGIISASLAKLLQARGFRVTIQKFDPYINIDPGTLNPYEHGECYVTDDGAETDLDLGHYERFLNVPTSQANNVTTGRIYDAVIRKEREGAYLGKTVQVVPHITDEIKRRMLLLGQEGEFDVVITEIGGCIGDIESLPFVEAVRQLRWELPPHDSLVIHLTLLPYLAAAKELKTKPTQHSVRDLREAGLQPDILVCRSEHSIPAEMRKKIALFCNVQVNSVIESLDADSIYSVPLLMRKEKLDERVIKKMKLTGGFPDPDLEVWKDFLGRLKNPTEEVTVALVGKYVELPDAYKSILEAFVHAGAQNECKVTVRMIQSEHLTPENAEQMLHGADGVLVAPGFGERGFEGKLAAIRYVRESGIPFFGICLGMQCAVVEFARNVLGLQGANSTEMDAETPFPVIGLMADQKNITQKGGTMRLGAYVCELRKGSKAAKAYGRTHIEERHRHRYEFNNEFLQQFEAAGMIASGTNPDTGLVEMIELPEHPWFVAGQFHPELKSTVQNPHPLFVRFVRAAIQHHKQQVAVA